In one window of Cupriavidus necator N-1 DNA:
- a CDS encoding AAA family ATPase — protein MSNTANASAQASIAQQARFEGSDQYVATDDLKLAVNAARTLQRPLLIKGEPGTGKTMLAEEVAAALGMPLLQWHIKSTTKAQQGLYEYDAVSRLRDSQLGDDRVHDIRNYIVKGVLWQAFDGDEQVVLLIDEIDKADIEFPNDLLRELDRMEFYVYETRELVKAKHRPLVIITSNNEKELPDAFLRRCFFHYIKFPDAETMQQIVDVHYPGIKRELVAAALESFYEMRNLPGLKKKPSTSELIDWLKLLMSEDIPPEALKSPDKKAAIPPLHGALLKNEQDVHLFERLVFMNRANR, from the coding sequence ATGTCAAACACCGCCAACGCTTCCGCCCAAGCTTCCATCGCCCAGCAGGCCCGTTTCGAGGGCAGCGACCAGTATGTCGCCACCGACGACCTCAAGCTGGCCGTCAATGCCGCGCGCACGCTGCAGCGCCCGCTGCTGATCAAGGGCGAGCCCGGCACCGGCAAGACCATGCTGGCCGAGGAAGTCGCCGCCGCGCTGGGCATGCCGCTGCTGCAGTGGCATATCAAGTCGACCACCAAGGCGCAGCAGGGCCTGTATGAGTACGACGCGGTGTCGCGCCTGCGCGACTCGCAACTGGGCGATGACCGAGTCCACGACATCCGCAACTACATCGTCAAGGGCGTGCTGTGGCAGGCCTTTGATGGCGACGAGCAGGTCGTGCTGCTGATCGACGAGATCGACAAGGCCGACATCGAATTCCCCAACGACCTGCTGCGCGAACTCGACCGCATGGAGTTCTATGTCTACGAGACGCGCGAACTGGTCAAGGCGAAGCATCGCCCGCTGGTGATCATCACCTCGAACAACGAGAAGGAGCTGCCCGACGCCTTCCTGCGCCGCTGCTTCTTCCACTACATCAAGTTCCCCGATGCCGAGACGATGCAGCAGATCGTCGACGTGCACTACCCCGGCATCAAGCGCGAGCTGGTAGCTGCCGCGCTGGAATCGTTCTACGAGATGCGCAACCTGCCGGGCCTGAAGAAGAAGCCGTCCACCTCCGAACTGATCGACTGGCTCAAGCTGCTGATGTCCGAGGACATCCCGCCCGAGGCGCTGAAGAGCCCGGACAAGAAGGCCGCGATTCCGCCGCTGCATGGCGCGCTGCTGAAGAACGAGCAGGACGTGCACCTGTTCGAGCGCCTGGTGTTCATGAACCGCGCCAACCGCTGA
- the aroG gene encoding 3-deoxy-7-phosphoheptulonate synthase AroG: MLKNTDDLRIRELKELLPPAHLIREFGCSEQASDVIYGARQAMHRILHGMDDRLIVIIGPCSIHDTRAALDYAKLLKVQRDRFAGELEVVMRVYFEKPRTTVGWKGLINDPHMDGSFKINDGLRTARELLLNISEMGVPTGTEYLDMISPQYIADLVSWGAIGARTTESQVHRELASGLSCPVGFKNGTDGNVKIAVDAIKAASQPHHFLSVTKGGHSAIVSTSGNEDCHVILRGGKAPNYDAASVQEACDAIAKAGLASRLMVDASHANSSKRHENQIPVCEDIGRQIAGGDQRIIGVMVESHLVAGRQDHVQGQPVEELTYGQSVTDACIGWDDSVKVLEGLAESVRQRRLASGSGN; encoded by the coding sequence ATGCTGAAGAACACCGACGACCTGCGCATTCGCGAACTCAAGGAACTGCTGCCGCCCGCGCACCTGATCCGCGAGTTCGGCTGCTCCGAACAGGCTTCGGACGTGATCTACGGCGCGCGCCAGGCCATGCACCGCATCCTGCACGGCATGGATGACCGCCTGATCGTCATCATCGGCCCGTGCTCGATCCACGATACCCGCGCCGCGCTGGACTACGCCAAGCTGCTCAAGGTCCAGCGCGACCGCTTCGCCGGCGAGCTGGAGGTGGTGATGCGCGTGTACTTCGAGAAGCCGCGCACCACGGTGGGCTGGAAGGGGCTGATCAACGATCCGCACATGGATGGCAGCTTCAAGATCAACGATGGCCTGCGCACCGCGCGCGAGCTGCTGCTGAACATCAGCGAGATGGGCGTGCCCACCGGCACCGAGTACCTCGACATGATCAGCCCGCAATACATCGCCGACCTGGTCAGCTGGGGCGCGATCGGCGCCCGCACCACCGAGTCGCAGGTGCACCGCGAACTCGCTTCCGGGCTGTCGTGCCCGGTGGGCTTCAAGAACGGCACCGACGGCAACGTCAAGATCGCGGTCGATGCGATCAAGGCCGCGTCGCAGCCGCACCATTTCCTGTCGGTGACCAAGGGCGGCCACTCGGCAATCGTGTCGACCTCGGGCAACGAGGACTGCCACGTGATCCTGCGCGGCGGCAAGGCGCCCAACTACGACGCAGCCAGCGTGCAGGAAGCGTGCGACGCCATCGCCAAGGCCGGCCTGGCCTCGCGCCTGATGGTCGATGCCTCGCACGCCAACAGCAGCAAGCGGCATGAGAACCAGATCCCGGTGTGCGAGGACATCGGCCGCCAGATCGCCGGCGGCGACCAGCGCATCATCGGCGTGATGGTGGAATCGCACCTGGTGGCGGGCCGCCAGGACCACGTGCAGGGCCAGCCGGTCGAGGAACTGACCTACGGCCAGTCCGTGACCGATGCCTGCATCGGCTGGGACGACTCGGTCAAGGTGCTCGAGGGCCTGGCCGAGTCGGTGCGCCAGCGCCGGCTGGCCTCGGGCAGCGGCAACTGA
- a CDS encoding class I SAM-dependent methyltransferase, with the protein MSVDEARLNAFMEKFINDIGAVMHAATVVVGDELGLYKAMAEKAMTAEVLAAKTHTDVRYLREWLSAQAASGYVDYDPATGQFSLNEEQAYALAQEGSLAFIPGAFQIAVAQFRAIPKMIDIFRNGRGLGWHEHDPALFHGTERFFRPGYAAHLVSEWIPALDGVEARLKAGASVADVGCGHGASTIIMAQAYPASRFVGFDYHEPSVRHAAEAARRAGVAERVRFEVATAKDYGGKDYDLVAVFDCLHDMGDPVGAARHVRETLRADGAWMIVEPFANDTLEQNLNPVGRVFYSASTFICTPASRAQEVGLCLGAQAGETRMRAVVEQAGFRSFRRAAQTPFNLVYEVRP; encoded by the coding sequence ATGAGCGTCGATGAAGCGAGGCTGAATGCCTTCATGGAAAAATTCATCAACGATATCGGCGCGGTGATGCATGCCGCGACCGTGGTCGTGGGCGATGAACTCGGCCTGTACAAGGCGATGGCGGAAAAAGCCATGACCGCAGAAGTGCTGGCGGCAAAAACCCATACCGACGTGCGCTACCTGCGCGAATGGCTGTCGGCTCAGGCGGCCAGCGGCTATGTCGACTATGACCCGGCAACCGGGCAGTTCAGCCTGAACGAAGAGCAGGCCTATGCGCTGGCGCAGGAGGGCAGCCTCGCATTTATCCCGGGCGCGTTCCAGATCGCGGTGGCGCAGTTCCGCGCCATCCCGAAGATGATCGATATCTTCCGCAACGGCCGCGGGCTGGGCTGGCACGAGCACGATCCCGCGCTGTTCCACGGCACCGAGCGCTTCTTCCGGCCCGGCTACGCGGCGCACCTGGTCTCCGAATGGATTCCCGCGCTGGACGGCGTGGAGGCGCGGCTCAAGGCGGGCGCGTCGGTGGCGGACGTGGGCTGCGGCCACGGCGCGTCGACCATCATCATGGCGCAGGCGTATCCGGCCTCGCGCTTTGTCGGTTTCGACTACCACGAGCCTTCGGTGCGCCATGCCGCCGAAGCCGCGCGCCGCGCCGGCGTGGCCGAGCGCGTGCGCTTCGAAGTGGCCACCGCCAAGGACTACGGCGGCAAGGACTATGACCTGGTGGCGGTGTTCGACTGCCTGCACGACATGGGCGATCCGGTCGGCGCGGCGCGCCACGTGCGCGAGACCCTGCGTGCCGATGGCGCCTGGATGATCGTGGAGCCGTTTGCCAACGACACGCTGGAGCAGAACCTCAACCCGGTCGGCCGGGTGTTCTATTCCGCGTCCACCTTCATCTGCACGCCGGCGTCGCGCGCGCAGGAAGTTGGCCTGTGCCTGGGCGCGCAGGCGGGCGAGACGCGCATGCGCGCGGTGGTTGAGCAGGCCGGCTTCCGCAGTTTTCGCCGCGCGGCGCAGACGCCGTTCAATTTGGTGTATGAAGTGCGGCCGTAA
- a CDS encoding GNAT family N-acetyltransferase — protein MTAFVKPVTLVGRHVTLEPLRAEHADGLRSACADGELWKLWYTSVPAPERIETEIARRLALQEQGSMLPFAVRDAAGELAGMTTYMNVDATHRRVEIGSTWYARRVQRTPLNTECKLMLLGHAFEHLDCIAVEFRTHWMNQQSRAAIARLGAKQDGVLRNHQRMPDGSLRDTVVFSIIASEWPAVRQHLQFQLDRPR, from the coding sequence ATGACTGCGTTCGTCAAACCCGTCACGCTGGTGGGCCGGCACGTCACGCTGGAGCCGCTGCGCGCCGAGCATGCGGATGGCCTGCGCAGCGCCTGCGCCGACGGCGAGCTGTGGAAGCTCTGGTACACCAGCGTGCCCGCGCCCGAGCGGATCGAAACCGAGATCGCGCGGCGCCTGGCGCTGCAGGAACAGGGCTCGATGCTGCCGTTCGCGGTGCGCGACGCCGCCGGCGAGCTGGCGGGCATGACCACCTACATGAATGTCGACGCGACCCACCGGCGCGTGGAGATCGGCTCCACCTGGTATGCGCGCCGCGTCCAGCGCACGCCGCTGAACACGGAATGCAAGCTGATGCTGCTGGGCCATGCCTTCGAGCATCTCGACTGCATCGCCGTGGAATTCCGCACGCACTGGATGAACCAGCAGAGCCGCGCCGCCATCGCGCGCCTGGGCGCCAAGCAGGACGGCGTGCTGCGCAACCACCAGCGCATGCCGGACGGCTCCTTGCGCGACACCGTGGTGTTCTCGATCATCGCCAGCGAATGGCCGGCGGTGCGGC
- a CDS encoding c-type cytochrome — MNTLKTLSFALGALVLGAAAMPASAADLAAGKALVEKGACVACHGAGLNAPISPDYPKLAGQHADYLYHALASYQVSGNALVGRSNAIMAGQVNANPAVTDKDGKPRPFTRKELKDIAAYIESLPGDLVLKK, encoded by the coding sequence ATGAATACGCTCAAGACGCTTTCGTTCGCGCTCGGCGCACTCGTGCTGGGTGCTGCCGCGATGCCGGCCTCGGCCGCCGACCTTGCCGCCGGCAAGGCGCTGGTGGAAAAGGGCGCCTGCGTGGCCTGCCATGGCGCGGGCCTGAACGCCCCGATCTCGCCGGACTACCCCAAGCTGGCGGGTCAGCACGCCGACTACCTGTACCACGCGCTGGCGTCGTACCAGGTGTCGGGCAACGCCCTGGTGGGCCGCTCCAACGCCATCATGGCCGGTCAGGTCAACGCCAATCCGGCCGTGACCGACAAGGACGGCAAGCCGCGCCCGTTCACCCGTAAGGAGCTGAAGGACATCGCCGCCTACATCGAGTCGCTGCCTGGCGACCTGGTGCTCAAGAAGTAA
- a CDS encoding c-type cytochrome, with protein sequence MKKLLTMVVLGAAATAAQAQEVKGNGDAAKDKVAMCIGCHGIPGYRASFPEIYEVPMLGGQSAKYIENALKAYQKGERKHPTMRSIAATLTEQDIANVAAYYSQQKAGTQNNSLK encoded by the coding sequence ATGAAAAAGCTCCTCACGATGGTGGTGCTGGGCGCGGCTGCAACGGCTGCGCAGGCACAGGAAGTCAAGGGCAATGGAGACGCTGCCAAGGACAAGGTTGCAATGTGCATCGGATGCCACGGCATTCCGGGCTACCGTGCGTCATTCCCCGAAATCTATGAAGTGCCGATGCTGGGCGGCCAGAGCGCCAAGTACATCGAGAACGCGCTCAAGGCCTACCAGAAGGGCGAGCGCAAGCACCCGACCATGCGCAGCATCGCCGCGACGCTGACCGAGCAGGACATCGCCAACGTGGCGGCCTACTACTCGCAGCAGAAGGCCGGTACGCAGAACAATTCCCTCAAGTAA
- the tldD gene encoding metalloprotease TldD — protein sequence MNAGDLGIRNLATAQQLLLAPYGLDEAKLQRVLADIFTHKVDYADLYFQYTRNEAWSLEEGIVKSGSFSIDQGVGVRAVSGDRTAFAYSDDISLAALSQAAAATRTIGRAGSGRVKVAGELATHAGRNLYTPNDPLDSMSAAEKVALLERVERMARAKDPRVVQVMAGLAGEYDVVLVARSDGVIAADVRPLVRVSVTVIAEHGGRREVGSSGGGGRYAYGYFTDELLQKYVDEAVSSALVNLDARPAPAGAMTVVLGPGWPGVLLHEAVGHGLEGDFNRKGSSAFAGRMGERVAAKGVTVVDDGTLANRRGSLNLDDEGNPTQCTTLIEDGILRGYIQDTLNARLMKMPVTGNARRESYAALPMPRMTNTYMLNGDRDPQEIIASVKRGLYAVNFGGGQVDITNGKFVFSASEAYMIEDGKITYPVKGATLVGNGPESLKDVTMIGNDMRLDSGVGVCGKEGQSVPVGVGQPTLRIEDMTVGGTA from the coding sequence CCTGTACTTCCAGTACACCCGCAACGAGGCCTGGAGCCTGGAAGAAGGCATCGTCAAGTCGGGCAGCTTCAGCATCGACCAGGGCGTGGGCGTGCGCGCGGTCTCGGGCGACCGCACCGCCTTCGCCTATTCGGACGACATCAGCCTGGCGGCGCTGTCGCAGGCCGCGGCGGCCACGCGCACCATCGGCCGTGCCGGCAGCGGCCGCGTCAAGGTGGCCGGCGAGCTGGCCACGCACGCCGGGCGCAACCTGTACACGCCCAACGACCCGCTCGACTCCATGAGCGCGGCCGAGAAGGTGGCGCTGCTGGAGCGCGTCGAGCGCATGGCGCGCGCCAAGGATCCGCGCGTGGTGCAAGTGATGGCAGGCCTGGCCGGCGAATACGACGTGGTGCTGGTGGCGCGCAGCGACGGCGTGATCGCCGCCGACGTGCGTCCGCTGGTGCGGGTCTCGGTCACGGTGATCGCCGAACACGGCGGGCGCCGCGAGGTCGGCTCTTCCGGCGGCGGCGGCCGCTATGCCTATGGCTACTTCACCGACGAGCTGCTGCAGAAGTATGTGGACGAGGCCGTCTCTTCGGCCCTGGTCAACCTGGACGCGCGCCCGGCCCCGGCCGGCGCGATGACCGTGGTGCTGGGCCCGGGCTGGCCTGGCGTGCTGCTGCATGAAGCCGTCGGCCACGGCCTGGAGGGCGACTTCAACCGCAAGGGCTCGTCGGCCTTTGCCGGCCGCATGGGCGAACGCGTCGCGGCCAAGGGCGTGACCGTGGTCGACGACGGCACGCTGGCCAACCGCCGCGGCTCGCTCAACCTGGACGACGAAGGCAACCCGACCCAGTGCACCACGCTGATCGAGGACGGCATCCTGCGCGGCTATATCCAGGACACGCTCAACGCGCGCCTGATGAAGATGCCGGTCACCGGCAACGCGCGCCGCGAAAGCTATGCCGCGCTGCCGATGCCGCGCATGACCAACACCTACATGCTCAACGGCGACAGGGATCCGCAGGAAATCATCGCCAGCGTCAAGCGCGGCCTGTATGCGGTCAACTTCGGCGGCGGCCAGGTGGACATCACCAACGGCAAGTTCGTGTTCTCGGCCAGCGAGGCCTACATGATCGAGGATGGCAAGATCACCTATCCGGTCAAGGGCGCGACGCTGGTCGGCAACGGCCCGGAATCGCTGAAGGACGTCACCATGATCGGCAACGACATGCGCCTGGACTCGGGCGTCGGCGTCTGCGGCAAGGAGGGCCAGAGCGTGCCGGTGGGCGTGGGCCAGCCGACGCTGCGCATCGAGGACATGACGGTGGGCGGCACCGCCTGA